The Deltaproteobacteria bacterium genome contains the following window.
CTGGACGCGCTCCTTGGCGTACGCCAGCGCGAGTTCGAGCGCGGCACGGCCGAGGCCGACGAAAATTGCGCCCATCGAGGCATTCGCCATCGTCAGCACGGCCTCGACGACCATCGCATAGGCGTCGGGGCCGACGATCATGTAGTCCGCCGATATGCGCACGTGGTCGAAGAATATCTCGCCCTGGTTGAGCGCGCGCTGACCGAGTTTGTCGAGCGGTTTGCCGCGCGAGACGCCGGGCAGGTCGAGCGGCACAAGACACACGCCGCCACCCTTGAAACCCTGGCTCGGGTCGACAGTGCAGAACAGCGTCGCCACCGTCGCGATGGTGCCGTCGGAAACCCACGCGGACTTCTGCCCATTGATGACGAACTCGTCGCCGTCGCGCAGCGCAACACAATTGGCTTTGAGTTTGGGATCGCCAAAGTGGCGCTCGGTCACCGTCAGTGAATCGCTGCCGTGATCGGGCTCGGTGACCGCCCAACACCCGATGTCCCGGTTCTCCGCGGTGCCGAAGCGTTCCATCAGCGCCGGGCGCGCCGACATCTGCGCGAACATCTTGTGAAAGCCGGCAACGCCGAGACTGATGGCGAGACCCGCGTCGCCCCAGCCGAGTTCCTCACAGACGAGAAAGCGCAAGCGCGAGCGCTCCAGCGGCGTCAGCTCGGGGCCGGCGTAGTCCAGCACATCGAGATCGAGCTCACGGTGCTGCCGAAAGACATCCCAGAGCACTGAGCCCGGCGCGATCACGTCGGCCGGATCCGGCAAACGATCCAACGCTATACCGGCGGGACGCATTACCTTCTCAGCGAACCGGCGCGCGCTGTCACGGATCTCCCGCTCCTGGTCGGTGAGGGTCACTTCGATATCAGCCAAGGGCATCGCGCGACCTCCCGCTGACGGCCAGCCTACCCGCCGCTAGGGCGAGTGATATGACCTCGGTCAGCGCTCAGATTGATGGGCCGCAGCCGAGTGGCGCCCCGCAGCGCGAGATTGCTCATCGCTGGCGCCTCAGGTTTCCGCTTCGTCGTAGCTGGCGACGCGCGAGAGCTTATCGGCGTCGGCGATCACGATGTCGCGGCGCTCGATGCCGATGACGTGTTTCTTCTTCAGCTTCGCCAGCAGTCGGATGGCGGTTTCGGTGGAGACCCCAACCATCTCGGCGAGCTCGCGGCGAGTGTAGCGGAGCTGGAGGCGTTTGCCCGACTCCAAGTCGCCGGTCGCGCGCGCGAGTTGCACCAGCAAACCCGCCAAGCGGCTTTCCGCGCCTTTGAGTGCGAGGTCGCGCACTTTGCGCCGAGCCAGGGCCAACTCCGCGCTGAGCGCGGCGATCAGGCGCACGCCCGTCATCGGCTGCTTCTGCAGAAAAGCGACCAATCGATCGCGTTGGAGAAAGCACAGTTGCGATTCGGTGATCGCCTCCGCCGACACCGACAAGCGCTGATCGCCATTCAGCGGCAGCTCCCCCAACACGGCGCCAGGGCCGGCGACCTCGAGGATGTGATCGCGGCCGAAACGATCGGAGTGATACAGCTTCACCAACCCGTGGCAGACCAAGTAGAGACCGGTGGTCGGGCTGCCCTCGGTGAACAGCACCTGCCGCGGCTTGTAAATCGCCGTGGTGCCGGCCGCGCGAAATTCATCGAGCGCTTCCGCCGACAGATCACAGATCCAACCTTGGTGACGGACCGGGCACGCTTCGCATTGAATCTTGCGCATGGGAGCACCTCCCCGTTGTGTCCCAAGCATTACCGCACATCGCGTTCCGTGCCGGCGGGGCGCCGAGAAGGCTGACTTTTGACGTGTCCGCCGGTGTCACTACATCAGAAATGGGAAGCCGTAATCCGAACGCTGCGAATGGGTAGCGCCGGAGGTCCGATCTTCATCCTGTGGCGAACCGAGCAGGAGCCAGCAGCGCGGCATCGAAGCGCTCGGTGCGACCGTCGAGCAGAAGCTCGGCGGCGATCCGGCCAACAGCGGGGCTGGTCTCGATGCCGCAACCGCCCTGCCCCGCCAGCCAGAAGAATCCCTTCACCCGCGGATCCTCGCCGACCACGAGTACGCGATCGGGTGCGAAGGTGCGGAGGCCCGCCCAAGTGCGCCGCAGTGTCTTCGGCGCCAGACGCGGCGCCACCTTCGCCAGACGCGCGACGGCTTCGGCCACGACCAACTCATCGGGTGTGGCGTCGCACGGTTCCATCGGGTCCTCGTCCATCGGACTCGCCAGCAAGCCAGCCGATTCGGGCGAGAAGTAAAGATGATGCGACTCGTTCGCCACTAGCGGCCAGCCGCGCACGTCGAGGTCGGCGGGAGCGGCAAAGGTGATGATGGTGCGGCGCCGCGGAGTGAGCGCAATCGGCGTCGCGCCGGCGAACGCACCGATTTGCGCCGCCCACGCACCGGCGGCGTTGACGATCCACTTCGCCTGCAATTCGCCATCGTTGGTCACCACCGATCGCGCACGTCCGCTTTCCACGCGGATACCGCGCACCTCCACCCCGCAGCGACGTTGGGCGCCGCGCTGTCCGGCGTGACGAAGATAGCTCCAGAGCAGTTCGTGAACGTCGAGATGTCCGTCTTCGGGCAGGAACACGCCGCCATCGAAGCAGTCGACCGCCAGCACGGGTATACGGGCGAGCACCTCCGACACCGACAGCGATTCCACTACCGTACCGCGACTACGCAGCAGCGGCAGGGCCTGCTGCACCGCGCTCCACGCTGGTTCTTGGAATGTGATTAGGATTCCGGCCGCGCGCAGCAACGGATGCTCGGAGAAACCGCTCGGCGGATGGCGGAAGAACGCCGCGCCCAGCG
Protein-coding sequences here:
- a CDS encoding Crp/Fnr family transcriptional regulator, with protein sequence MRKIQCEACPVRHQGWICDLSAEALDEFRAAGTTAIYKPRQVLFTEGSPTTGLYLVCHGLVKLYHSDRFGRDHILEVAGPGAVLGELPLNGDQRLSVSAEAITESQLCFLQRDRLVAFLQKQPMTGVRLIAALSAELALARRKVRDLALKGAESRLAGLLVQLARATGDLESGKRLQLRYTRRELAEMVGVSTETAIRLLAKLKKKHVIGIERRDIVIADADKLSRVASYDEAET
- a CDS encoding acyl-CoA/acyl-ACP dehydrogenase — protein: MPLADIEVTLTDQEREIRDSARRFAEKVMRPAGIALDRLPDPADVIAPGSVLWDVFRQHRELDLDVLDYAGPELTPLERSRLRFLVCEELGWGDAGLAISLGVAGFHKMFAQMSARPALMERFGTAENRDIGCWAVTEPDHGSDSLTVTERHFGDPKLKANCVALRDGDEFVINGQKSAWVSDGTIATVATLFCTVDPSQGFKGGGVCLVPLDLPGVSRGKPLDKLGQRALNQGEIFFDHVRISADYMIVGPDAYAMVVEAVLTMANASMGAIFVGLGRAALELALAYAKERVQGGVPIIEHQSVKARLFKMFMQVEAARSLAWRVMLYNSTNPPLVQYSIASKVFCTNTAFEVASAALQVFGGNGLTREYPIEKMLRDARASMIEDGCNDVLSIVGAAKL
- a CDS encoding FAD-binding oxidoreductase; the encoded protein is MSIVQSRDRFEVIIIGGGIAGASLAYFLTEKGMSDILLIERESQPGYHTTGRSAASLVEWDPIPALQELKALGAAFFRHPPSGFSEHPLLRAAGILITFQEPAWSAVQQALPLLRSRGTVVESLSVSEVLARIPVLAVDCFDGGVFLPEDGHLDVHELLWSYLRHAGQRGAQRRCGVEVRGIRVESGRARSVVTNDGELQAKWIVNAAGAWAAQIGAFAGATPIALTPRRRTIITFAAPADLDVRGWPLVANESHHLYFSPESAGLLASPMDEDPMEPCDATPDELVVAEAVARLAKVAPRLAPKTLRRTWAGLRTFAPDRVLVVGEDPRVKGFFWLAGQGGCGIETSPAVGRIAAELLLDGRTERFDAALLAPARFATG